From Ananas comosus cultivar F153 linkage group 8, ASM154086v1, whole genome shotgun sequence, one genomic window encodes:
- the LOC109714003 gene encoding PHD finger protein ING1 isoform X1, translating into MGFLEDFQASLEALPAMLQRNYSLMRDLDKSLQGVQQQNEQRCEQEIEEIRRQLESGIATSSTSISRYSDEAIDEQKHCVRIADEKVALATQAYDMVDAHIQQLDQYMRKLEELRQERELAAGATAAAGAGTSNTDAVTRSGRTSERGRGGRKKTKLAAEAPPIDLELPVDPNEPTYCLCNQVSFGEMVACDHPDCKIEWFHFGCVGLKEQPKGKWYCPNCIGLQKRRKGK; encoded by the exons ATGGGTTTCCTCGAGGATTTCCAAGCAA GCCTTGAAGCCTTGCCAGCTATGCTACAGCGCAACTATTCACTGATGCGAGATCTGGATAAAAGTTTGCAAG GTGTCCAGCAACAGAATGAGCAGCGGTGCGAGCAGGAAATAGAGGAAATTAGACGGCAACTTGAGTCGGGTATTGCAACATCTAGTACTTCAATTTCCCGATATTCCGATGAAGCTATTGACGAACAGAAGCATTGCGTCAGAATTGCTGACGAGAAGGTGGCTTTGGCTACTCAAGCTTATGATATG GTTGATGCACATATCCAACAGCTCGATCAGTATATGAGAAAGCTTGAAGAACTTCGACAGG AAAGAGAGCTTGCAGCAGGGGCAACTGCTGCTGCAGGTGCTGGAACTTCAAATACTGATGCTGTTACAAGATCCGGAAGGACTAGCGAAAGGGGCAGAGGGGGACGAAAGAA GACAAAATTAGCAGCGGAGGCACCACCTATAGATTTGGAGTTGCCGGTGGACCCCAATGAACCGACATACTGTCTCTGCAACCAAGTTAGCTTTGGGGAGATGGTTGCGTGCGACCACCCCGAT TGCAAGATAGAGTGGTTTCATTTTGGATGTGTTGGTTTAAAAGAGCAACCGAAGGGGAAGTGGTACTGCCCTAACTGCATCGGATTGCAGAAGCGCCGGAAAGGTAAATAA
- the LOC109714003 gene encoding PHD finger protein ING1 isoform X2, with the protein MFTLFSLFLHGGVQQQNEQRCEQEIEEIRRQLESGIATSSTSISRYSDEAIDEQKHCVRIADEKVALATQAYDMVDAHIQQLDQYMRKLEELRQERELAAGATAAAGAGTSNTDAVTRSGRTSERGRGGRKKTKLAAEAPPIDLELPVDPNEPTYCLCNQVSFGEMVACDHPDCKIEWFHFGCVGLKEQPKGKWYCPNCIGLQKRRKGK; encoded by the exons ATGTTTACCCTATTTTCCTTGTTTCTACATGGAGGTGTCCAGCAACAGAATGAGCAGCGGTGCGAGCAGGAAATAGAGGAAATTAGACGGCAACTTGAGTCGGGTATTGCAACATCTAGTACTTCAATTTCCCGATATTCCGATGAAGCTATTGACGAACAGAAGCATTGCGTCAGAATTGCTGACGAGAAGGTGGCTTTGGCTACTCAAGCTTATGATATG GTTGATGCACATATCCAACAGCTCGATCAGTATATGAGAAAGCTTGAAGAACTTCGACAGG AAAGAGAGCTTGCAGCAGGGGCAACTGCTGCTGCAGGTGCTGGAACTTCAAATACTGATGCTGTTACAAGATCCGGAAGGACTAGCGAAAGGGGCAGAGGGGGACGAAAGAA GACAAAATTAGCAGCGGAGGCACCACCTATAGATTTGGAGTTGCCGGTGGACCCCAATGAACCGACATACTGTCTCTGCAACCAAGTTAGCTTTGGGGAGATGGTTGCGTGCGACCACCCCGAT TGCAAGATAGAGTGGTTTCATTTTGGATGTGTTGGTTTAAAAGAGCAACCGAAGGGGAAGTGGTACTGCCCTAACTGCATCGGATTGCAGAAGCGCCGGAAAGGTAAATAA
- the LOC109714552 gene encoding uncharacterized protein LOC109714552 isoform X3 — MVGARDGEEIEESGGRRRRGEEERDTAAEAEAGAGAGDPMAVLGPDIMWKVMGLLDAGSVARCIVVSQWWYEIAAADRVWAPKCEELRKGKAHIPRSPQVRGASRLAAYSISIMDGKRCLMFAFWIQQAQARIVKEDLCDHVWEFHFREAAPEYWRNLDPFWNGTAPPMRRYFNLDGSQTADPHDEVWGGHECTYCIVTSYVGDGQIRNHYVRINRWPGMRVSRKEDWSWEMSNNLYCYNSVPDAEKDGGTGPLFFPV; from the exons ATGGTGGGGGCAAGGGACGGAGAGGAGATCGAGGAAtcgggggggaggaggaggagaggagaggaggagagggatacggcggcggaggcggaggcgggcgCGGGGGCGGGGGATCCGATGGCTGTGTTGGGGCCGGATATAATGTGGAAGGTGATGGGGTTATTGGACGCAGGCAGCGTGGCACGATGCATTGTGGTGTCTCAATGGTGGTACGAGATCGCCGCGGCCGACCGCGTCTGGGCTCCCAAG TGTGAGGAGTTACGGAAGGGGAAAGCACATATTCCTCGCTCACCACAGGTTCGGGGAGCTTCAAGATTAGCAGCTTACTCTATATCCATCATGGATGGCAAACGG TGTCTCATGTTTGCCTTCTGGATTCAGCAAGCACAg GCTCGCATTGTGAAGGAGGACCTTTGTGACCATGTCTGGGAATTTCATTTCAGGGAG GCAGCCCCAGAATACTGGCGAAACCTTGACCCGTTTTGGAACGGCACTGCGCCCCCAATGCGGCGGTACTTCAACCTGGATGGCTCCCAGACTGCTGACCCCCATGATGAAGTCTGGGGCGGCCACGAATGCACGTACTGCATCGTGACCAGTTACGTAGGCGACGGCCAAATCAGGAACCACTATGTGAGGATCAACAGATGGCCGGGAATGAGAGTGTCAAGAAAGGAGGATTGGAGCTGGGAGATGTCCAACAACTTGTACTGTTACAACAGTGTTCCCGATGCTGAGAAGGATGGTGGCACTGGTCCTCTCTTCTTCCCAGTGTG A
- the LOC109714552 gene encoding uncharacterized protein LOC109714552 isoform X1: MVGARDGEEIEESGGRRRRGEEERDTAAEAEAGAGAGDPMAVLGPDIMWKVMGLLDAGSVARCIVVSQWWYEIAAADRVWAPKCEELRKGKAHIPRSPQVRGASRLAAYSISIMDGKRCLMFAFWIQQAQARIVKEDLCDHVWEFHFREAAPEYWRNLDPFWNGTAPPMRRYFNLDGSQTADPHDEVWGGHECTYCIVTSYVGDGQIRNHYVRINRWPGMRVSRKEDWSWEMSNNLYCYNSVPDAEKDGGTGPLFFPVWGQLHTAIITRGKMQLRSIYYYLLL; this comes from the exons ATGGTGGGGGCAAGGGACGGAGAGGAGATCGAGGAAtcgggggggaggaggaggagaggagaggaggagagggatacggcggcggaggcggaggcgggcgCGGGGGCGGGGGATCCGATGGCTGTGTTGGGGCCGGATATAATGTGGAAGGTGATGGGGTTATTGGACGCAGGCAGCGTGGCACGATGCATTGTGGTGTCTCAATGGTGGTACGAGATCGCCGCGGCCGACCGCGTCTGGGCTCCCAAG TGTGAGGAGTTACGGAAGGGGAAAGCACATATTCCTCGCTCACCACAGGTTCGGGGAGCTTCAAGATTAGCAGCTTACTCTATATCCATCATGGATGGCAAACGG TGTCTCATGTTTGCCTTCTGGATTCAGCAAGCACAg GCTCGCATTGTGAAGGAGGACCTTTGTGACCATGTCTGGGAATTTCATTTCAGGGAG GCAGCCCCAGAATACTGGCGAAACCTTGACCCGTTTTGGAACGGCACTGCGCCCCCAATGCGGCGGTACTTCAACCTGGATGGCTCCCAGACTGCTGACCCCCATGATGAAGTCTGGGGCGGCCACGAATGCACGTACTGCATCGTGACCAGTTACGTAGGCGACGGCCAAATCAGGAACCACTATGTGAGGATCAACAGATGGCCGGGAATGAGAGTGTCAAGAAAGGAGGATTGGAGCTGGGAGATGTCCAACAACTTGTACTGTTACAACAGTGTTCCCGATGCTGAGAAGGATGGTGGCACTGGTCCTCTCTTCTTCCCAGTGTG GGGACAACTGCATACTGCGATAATTACAAGGGGCAAGATGCAGCTGAGATCGATATATTACTACTTACTGTTGTAG
- the LOC109714552 gene encoding uncharacterized protein LOC109714552 isoform X2, with translation MVGARDGEEIEESGGRRRRGEEERDTAAEAEAGAGAGDPMAVLGPDIMWKVMGLLDAGSVARCIVVSQWWYEIAAADRVWAPKCEELRKGKAHIPRSPQVRGASRLAAYSISIMDGKRARIVKEDLCDHVWEFHFREAAPEYWRNLDPFWNGTAPPMRRYFNLDGSQTADPHDEVWGGHECTYCIVTSYVGDGQIRNHYVRINRWPGMRVSRKEDWSWEMSNNLYCYNSVPDAEKDGGTGPLFFPVWGQLHTAIITRGKMQLRSIYYYLLL, from the exons ATGGTGGGGGCAAGGGACGGAGAGGAGATCGAGGAAtcgggggggaggaggaggagaggagaggaggagagggatacggcggcggaggcggaggcgggcgCGGGGGCGGGGGATCCGATGGCTGTGTTGGGGCCGGATATAATGTGGAAGGTGATGGGGTTATTGGACGCAGGCAGCGTGGCACGATGCATTGTGGTGTCTCAATGGTGGTACGAGATCGCCGCGGCCGACCGCGTCTGGGCTCCCAAG TGTGAGGAGTTACGGAAGGGGAAAGCACATATTCCTCGCTCACCACAGGTTCGGGGAGCTTCAAGATTAGCAGCTTACTCTATATCCATCATGGATGGCAAACGG GCTCGCATTGTGAAGGAGGACCTTTGTGACCATGTCTGGGAATTTCATTTCAGGGAG GCAGCCCCAGAATACTGGCGAAACCTTGACCCGTTTTGGAACGGCACTGCGCCCCCAATGCGGCGGTACTTCAACCTGGATGGCTCCCAGACTGCTGACCCCCATGATGAAGTCTGGGGCGGCCACGAATGCACGTACTGCATCGTGACCAGTTACGTAGGCGACGGCCAAATCAGGAACCACTATGTGAGGATCAACAGATGGCCGGGAATGAGAGTGTCAAGAAAGGAGGATTGGAGCTGGGAGATGTCCAACAACTTGTACTGTTACAACAGTGTTCCCGATGCTGAGAAGGATGGTGGCACTGGTCCTCTCTTCTTCCCAGTGTG GGGACAACTGCATACTGCGATAATTACAAGGGGCAAGATGCAGCTGAGATCGATATATTACTACTTACTGTTGTAG
- the LOC109714369 gene encoding tetraspanin-18-like codes for MRPSWSQSSLGFLLKFLNYLQSFVGVSIVLYSVWLLSLWRRRSSDLHEPTIPWLVWTLMGFGILVCLITFVGLISAGAGNGCFLCCYAALIVTLILLEAASVGYIVFNKQWEQSFPHDATGELKIIRTFIDDNLDFSICVSVIVVVVQALSLVLAMLLRNMVLPRRLEDESNEDIPVSRKPLLGPRPDASTSIDRRISDDSLISQIRQKFGFESGQISEDVGENRFPQLATMPRS; via the exons atgcGGCCGAGTTGGTCGCAGAGCTCGCTAGGTTTTCTTCTCAAGTTCTTGAACTATCTCCAGAGCTTCGTTGGGGTCTCCATCGTTTTATACTCCGTGTGGCTGCTTAGCTTGTGGCGTCGCCGCAGTTCCGATCTCCATGAGCCTACAATCCCATg GCTTGTGTGGACTCTGATgggttttggaattttggtgtgTTTGATCACTTTTGTGGGTCTAATCTCTGCAGGAGCAGGCAATGGTTGCTTCCTCTGTTGT TATGCTGCACTGATAGTTACACTCATTCTACTAGAAGCAGCTTCAGTGGGTTACATAGTATTCAACAAACAGTGGGAACAA AGTTTTCCCCATGATGCTACTGGAGAACTGAAGATAATTCGCACCTTTATCGATGACAATCTTGATTTCTCTATCTGTGTTTCTGTAATTGTGGTGGTTGTTCAG GCGCTTTCGCTTGTGCTGGCAATGCTATTGAGAAACATGGTTCTGCCGAGGAGGCTGGAGGACGAAAGCAACGAAGATATCCCTGTTTCGAGAAAACCACTGCTCGGTCCACGTCCTGACGCTTCAACTTCTATCGATCGAAGGATTAGCGACGATTCGCTGATTTCACAGATTAGGCAGAAG TTTGGATTCGAGTCAGGGCAGATTTCGGAGGATGTCGGCGAAAATCGGTTTCCACAATTAGCCACAATGCCGAGGAGCTAG